One Streptomyces sp. ML-6 genomic region harbors:
- a CDS encoding MoxR family ATPase: MQAAITVTPARVPELLLGLATVRPVFLWGAPGIGKSSLVRNFAESLGLECVSLLGTQLAPEDLVGVPQIRDGRSVFCPPEAIARDEPYCLFLDELNAATPDVQKAFYSLILDRRIGSYELPAGSIVIGAGNRATDNALARPIASALVNRLTHVHLRASATDWLVWAGENGIHPWVVDHLTDRPDHLWSQPPKTEEPFSTPRSWHMLSDALHSFGPALDEETLKVVAHGTLTPAHAVAFCGYVKIVRHAHGIDAIIKGDASWPRRIEDRDLLYYLADAFRGRLVKELPAAKEQISPVLRQTAHRAKSLLVQLAEISVEVAQTVIRDDEDGQPVLPAWFLVEAARDMPRLVEARR, translated from the coding sequence CGCCACCGTGCGCCCCGTCTTCCTGTGGGGTGCCCCCGGAATCGGCAAGTCGTCGCTGGTGCGGAACTTCGCCGAGTCGCTGGGGCTCGAATGCGTCAGTCTGCTCGGTACGCAGCTGGCGCCCGAGGACCTCGTCGGGGTACCGCAGATCCGTGACGGCAGGTCCGTGTTCTGTCCTCCCGAGGCCATCGCCAGGGACGAGCCGTACTGCCTCTTCCTCGACGAGCTGAACGCCGCGACGCCCGATGTGCAGAAGGCGTTCTACTCCCTGATCCTCGACCGGCGCATCGGTTCGTACGAGCTTCCGGCCGGATCGATCGTCATCGGCGCCGGGAACCGCGCGACCGACAACGCGCTGGCCCGGCCCATCGCCTCCGCGCTGGTCAACCGCCTCACCCATGTCCATCTGCGCGCCTCCGCCACGGACTGGCTCGTGTGGGCGGGTGAGAACGGCATCCACCCGTGGGTCGTCGACCACCTCACCGACCGGCCCGACCACCTCTGGTCGCAGCCGCCCAAGACGGAGGAGCCGTTCTCCACTCCCCGTTCCTGGCACATGCTCTCCGACGCCCTGCACTCCTTCGGGCCGGCCCTGGACGAGGAGACGCTCAAGGTCGTCGCGCACGGCACGCTCACCCCGGCGCACGCCGTCGCGTTCTGCGGCTACGTCAAGATCGTGCGGCATGCCCACGGCATCGACGCGATCATCAAGGGCGACGCGTCCTGGCCCCGCCGGATCGAGGACCGCGACCTGCTCTACTACCTGGCCGACGCGTTCCGGGGCCGGCTGGTCAAGGAGCTGCCCGCCGCCAAGGAGCAGATCTCGCCCGTGCTGCGGCAGACGGCCCACCGGGCCAAGTCGCTGCTCGTCCAGCTCGCCGAGATCTCCGTCGAGGTCGCCCAGACCGTGATCCGGGACGACGAGGACGGACAGCCCGTGCTGCCCGCCTGGTTCCTCGTCGAGGCCGCCCGCGACATGCCGCGCCTGGTCGAGGCCCGCCGGTGA